In Deinococcus sp. QL22, the following are encoded in one genomic region:
- a CDS encoding ACT domain-containing protein, translating to MTDLTSESPTLALSLLTGQYVVAQLTASSPVPAWAVAGTLWAIVGAPNEVSVVTAEENLPSPLPHGLKLETGWAALRLHGPFPFHLTGILAAVLNPLKEAGVGIFALSTFDTDYVLVKAEQVAQARAALEQAGHSFKD from the coding sequence GTGACCGACTTAACATCAGAATCTCCCACACTGGCACTGTCTTTACTGACTGGACAGTATGTGGTGGCGCAGCTTACCGCGTCCTCGCCCGTTCCGGCTTGGGCGGTGGCTGGAACCTTATGGGCCATCGTGGGTGCGCCGAATGAAGTGAGCGTGGTCACGGCAGAGGAGAACCTACCGTCGCCACTCCCGCACGGCCTGAAGCTGGAAACAGGTTGGGCAGCGCTGCGGCTCCACGGCCCCTTCCCCTTTCACCTGACCGGCATTTTGGCAGCGGTGCTGAATCCACTGAAAGAGGCTGGAGTGGGCATTTTCGCCCTCTCCACCTTTGATACCGATTACGTACTGGTCAAGGCCGAGCAGGTGGCGCAGGCGCGGGCGGCACTGGAACAGGCGGGGCATAGCTTCAAAGACTGA